In Clostridia bacterium, the genomic stretch GTCGCCCGCCAGGGGCCTTGGTGGACAGGGTGGGCCGGCGCGGCGGGGGCGCCCTGGGCGGTGGCGATGCCGCTTTGGGTGCAGTTTGCGCTCAGCGAGGCCGGCCTGGAGCTGGTGCGCGCCGCGTTGGCGTCATCGTCCGGCGCGACGGCCGCGTTGAACGTCATCGTCGGGCTCTTGCTGGGCCAGCTGGCGATCGCGGCGGGCCTCCTCGCCTGGCCCACGGTGCTCTACGCCACGCTCGCCGCCGTCGCCACCTTCGCCATCCCGAGCGCAGAACTCCGCGGCAGCGTTCGCGCCTGGCGCCTCGCCGCGATTCTCGTCGCCGGGATCCTCGGCGGATGGGGGTTGGCGGCCCTGACCGCGATCACGCTGCTCCTCCTGCTGAGGACGCGGTCGCTCGGCCGGCCCTACCTGTGGCCGGTCGCCAGCCGGGGGCGGAGGGCGTCCCGTCCCAAGCGTTGACGGAACGCGGATTCCCCGCTACCATCGATCCCATGCGGAACGATGACACTCCACACGATCCCTCA encodes the following:
- a CDS encoding spore germination protein, with product VARQGPWWTGWAGAAGAPWAVAMPLWVQFALSEAGLELVRAALASSSGATAALNVIVGLLLGQLAIAAGLLAWPTVLYATLAAVATFAIPSAELRGSVRAWRLAAILVAGILGGWGLAALTAITLLLLLRTRSLGRPYLWPVASRGRRASRPKR